One genomic window of Nevskia ramosa DSM 11499 includes the following:
- a CDS encoding DUF1800 domain-containing protein, with amino-acid sequence MSTADAVRLLEQASFGPTLTSIAEVQAGTVESWIDRQLSLPATGYAGYPVMEATQSIGCPTTAIATCSRDNYSLFPIQTRFFRNALAGPDQLRQRVAFALSQIFVTSGNEVAVTYAMAGYQQMLLDNAFGTYRQLLEKVTVSPVMGRYLDMANNERPNPAAGVEPNENYAREVLQLFSLGVYELNADGSPKQDGQGRAIASYDQDTVEGFAHAFTGWTYPPKAGRPVRWNNPRHFDGPMAAVAEAHDNGAKRLLSGVVLPANQGQDQDIRQALDNIANHPNVGPFIGKQLIQHLVTSNPSPAYVARISAVFDRDSNSVRGNLGSVVRAILLDPEARGDLKTAPDYGKLREPGLFLANLMRGIGGSSDGVYLRARSTVMGQPIYQAPSVFNFYPPNYPLQGTLLVGPSFGLNTAGSALERINLLARLLTGPVTADSTVPGAIGTQLDLGVWQVLAGDPAALLDRIDLLFFHNTMSFASRITIQTTLSTIPVSDTASRARTALYLALSSAQYQVAQ; translated from the coding sequence GTGTCGACAGCCGATGCCGTTCGCCTGCTCGAACAGGCCAGCTTCGGTCCCACGCTGACGTCGATCGCCGAGGTTCAGGCCGGCACGGTGGAAAGCTGGATCGACCGTCAGCTGTCCCTGCCGGCCACAGGCTATGCCGGCTATCCGGTCATGGAGGCGACTCAGAGCATCGGCTGCCCGACCACCGCCATCGCCACCTGCAGCCGCGACAACTACTCGCTGTTTCCGATCCAGACCCGCTTCTTCCGCAACGCACTGGCCGGGCCGGACCAGCTTCGGCAGCGAGTGGCGTTCGCGTTGTCGCAGATCTTCGTCACCTCGGGCAACGAAGTGGCGGTGACCTACGCGATGGCGGGCTATCAGCAGATGCTGCTCGACAACGCCTTCGGCACCTATCGGCAACTGCTGGAGAAGGTCACGGTGAGCCCGGTGATGGGGCGCTATCTGGACATGGCCAACAACGAGCGCCCGAACCCGGCGGCCGGCGTCGAACCGAACGAAAACTACGCCCGCGAAGTGCTGCAGCTGTTCTCGCTCGGCGTCTATGAACTCAATGCCGACGGCAGCCCCAAGCAGGACGGCCAAGGGCGGGCGATTGCCAGTTATGACCAGGACACGGTCGAAGGCTTCGCGCATGCCTTCACCGGCTGGACCTATCCGCCGAAAGCCGGCCGCCCGGTGCGCTGGAACAATCCGCGCCATTTCGATGGCCCGATGGCCGCCGTGGCCGAAGCACACGACAACGGCGCCAAGCGCTTGCTGAGTGGCGTCGTGCTGCCGGCGAACCAGGGCCAGGATCAGGACATCCGTCAGGCGCTGGACAACATCGCCAATCATCCGAATGTCGGGCCGTTCATCGGCAAGCAGCTGATCCAGCATCTGGTGACCAGCAATCCGAGCCCGGCCTACGTCGCCCGCATCAGCGCGGTGTTCGATCGCGACAGCAACAGCGTGCGCGGCAATCTCGGCTCGGTGGTTCGGGCGATCCTGCTCGATCCGGAAGCGCGCGGTGATCTGAAGACCGCGCCGGACTACGGCAAGCTGCGCGAGCCGGGCCTGTTCCTCGCCAACCTGATGCGTGGCATCGGCGGCAGCAGTGACGGCGTCTACCTGCGCGCCCGCAGCACGGTGATGGGACAGCCGATCTATCAGGCGCCATCGGTATTCAACTTCTATCCGCCCAACTATCCGCTGCAGGGCACGCTGCTGGTCGGGCCGAGTTTCGGCCTCAACACCGCCGGCTCGGCGCTCGAAAGAATCAACCTGCTGGCGCGCTTGTTGACAGGCCCGGTGACGGCCGATTCGACCGTGCCCGGCGCCATCGGCACCCAGCTCGATCTCGGCGTCTGGCAGGTCCTGGCTGGCGATCCGGCCGCGCTGCTTGATCGCATCGATCTGCTGTTCTTCCACAACACGATGTCGTTCGCGTCGCGGATCACGATCCAGACCACGCTGAGCACGATTCCCGTCTCCGACACGGCATCGCGAGCCCGCACCGCCCTCTATCTCGCGCTGTCATCGGCGCAATACCAGGTTGCTCAATGA
- a CDS encoding DUF1501 domain-containing protein, giving the protein MTSSMHMHSPTNHSRRDFLSGLGCLGGGLLLNTLPSFSAQAQGFGDYKALVCVFLLGGNDGNNMIVPNDTAGYGKYAAIRGDYTRTSGAVGLPRSELLALQPASGNAAFGAHPALTHLQQVWNAGDLAVLFNVGTLARPLTKAGYGNCTLTPDNLFSHADQQAQWQSAVSQGISRTGWGGRLADAVRSANGAAPVPPLVAWGRNDLFAIGNSTMSLSVPSSGTFGLTNFGGGSYRSSISGSLNQMLQLDRGNALVASAQDTVQSAITSSGALSPILSGTSSSINGFFSGQSSGIAQQLLQTARMIEARGALGVSRQIFYVALGGFDTHNSQIETQAELFGQLSPALKAFQDSMAQLGMADQVTTFTVSDFGRTLKPASGGGTDHAWGNHHLVMGGAVRGQRFYGQFPEHALGGPDDVTSEGRWLPTTSVDQYGATLSRWFGVSDADLATVFPNLQQFPNKDLGFLG; this is encoded by the coding sequence ATGACTTCTTCCATGCACATGCACTCACCCACCAATCATTCGCGCCGCGATTTTCTCAGCGGTCTCGGTTGCCTCGGCGGCGGCCTGCTGCTCAACACGCTGCCGAGCTTCTCCGCGCAGGCGCAGGGTTTTGGCGACTACAAGGCGCTGGTCTGCGTGTTCCTGCTCGGCGGCAACGACGGCAACAACATGATCGTGCCGAACGACACCGCCGGCTACGGCAAGTACGCCGCGATCCGCGGTGATTACACGCGTACCAGCGGCGCAGTCGGTTTGCCGCGTTCCGAGCTGCTGGCGCTGCAGCCAGCCAGCGGCAATGCCGCGTTCGGCGCCCATCCGGCGCTCACGCATTTGCAGCAGGTCTGGAACGCGGGCGATCTGGCCGTGCTGTTCAATGTCGGCACCCTGGCGCGGCCGCTGACCAAGGCCGGCTACGGCAACTGCACGCTGACGCCGGACAATCTGTTCTCGCATGCCGATCAGCAAGCCCAGTGGCAGTCCGCGGTCAGCCAGGGGATCTCGCGCACCGGTTGGGGCGGCCGGCTGGCGGATGCGGTGCGTTCGGCCAACGGTGCGGCACCGGTGCCACCTCTGGTCGCCTGGGGCCGCAATGATCTGTTTGCGATCGGCAATTCGACGATGTCGCTGTCGGTGCCGTCGTCGGGTACCTTCGGCCTCACCAACTTCGGCGGCGGCAGTTACCGCAGCAGCATCTCGGGCTCGTTGAACCAGATGCTGCAGCTTGATCGCGGCAATGCGCTGGTCGCTTCGGCGCAGGACACCGTTCAGTCCGCAATCACCAGCAGCGGCGCGTTGAGTCCGATCCTGAGTGGCACCTCGTCATCAATCAACGGCTTTTTCAGCGGCCAGTCGTCGGGCATTGCCCAGCAACTGCTGCAGACCGCGCGCATGATCGAAGCCCGCGGCGCGCTCGGCGTTTCGCGGCAGATCTTCTACGTGGCGCTCGGTGGCTTCGATACCCACAACAGCCAGATCGAGACACAGGCCGAGCTGTTCGGCCAACTGAGTCCGGCGCTGAAAGCCTTTCAGGATTCGATGGCCCAACTCGGCATGGCCGATCAGGTGACTACCTTCACGGTGTCAGATTTCGGCCGCACATTGAAGCCAGCTTCCGGCGGCGGCACCGATCACGCCTGGGGCAATCATCATCTGGTGATGGGCGGCGCCGTGCGCGGGCAGCGCTTCTACGGGCAGTTTCCCGAACACGCGCTTGGCGGTCCGGACGACGTCACCAGCGAAGGACGCTGGCTGCCGACCACTTCGGTCGACCAGTACGGCGCCACCTTGTCACGCTGGTTCGGCGTGTCCGATGCCGATCTGGCAACGGTCTTCCCGAATCTGCAGCAGTTCCCGAACAAGGACCTGGGGTTTCTCGGCTAG
- a CDS encoding acetyl-CoA C-acetyltransferase has product MKPYGRKVAILGGARIPFARSNGAYATRSNSDMLTAALKATVDKFQLHGERLGEVAAGAVLKHSRDFNMTRECVLSSGLSAETPAYDLQQACGTSLETVMTVGSKIALGQIESGIGAGVDTASDAPIGVGEGLRKILLEANRAKTTGARLKAFAKFRPSDLVPLIPGNNEPRTRLSMGAHCEMMAKQWGIPREEQDQLALESHQKAALAYDSGFFGDLVVPYAGLSRDNNLRGDTTLAKLATLKPAFDKLNGTLTAGNSTPLTDGAATVLLASEDWARAHGHKPLAYLTAYETAAVDFAAGRKDGLLIAPAFAVPRMLARMGLKLQDFDFYEIHEAFAAQVLCTLKAWNDPKFCKERLGLDKPLGEIDRSRMNIRGSSLGVGHPFAATGARIVATLAKIISENGGGRGLISICTAGGMGVTAIIEG; this is encoded by the coding sequence ATGAAACCCTACGGCCGCAAAGTCGCCATCCTCGGCGGCGCGCGCATTCCGTTCGCCCGCTCCAACGGCGCCTATGCCACCCGCAGCAACAGCGACATGCTGACCGCGGCGCTGAAAGCCACGGTCGACAAGTTCCAGTTGCACGGCGAGCGTCTGGGCGAAGTCGCGGCCGGCGCGGTGCTCAAGCACTCGCGGGATTTCAATATGACCCGCGAATGCGTGCTGTCCTCGGGTCTGTCGGCGGAAACCCCGGCCTATGACCTGCAGCAGGCCTGCGGCACCAGTCTGGAAACGGTGATGACGGTCGGCTCGAAGATCGCGCTCGGGCAGATCGAATCGGGAATCGGCGCTGGTGTCGACACTGCATCGGATGCGCCGATCGGCGTTGGCGAAGGCCTGCGCAAGATCCTGCTCGAAGCCAATCGCGCCAAGACCACCGGCGCGCGCCTCAAGGCCTTCGCCAAGTTCCGGCCGTCGGATCTGGTGCCGCTGATTCCCGGCAACAACGAGCCCCGCACCCGCCTGAGCATGGGCGCGCACTGCGAAATGATGGCCAAGCAGTGGGGCATTCCGCGCGAGGAGCAGGACCAGCTGGCGCTGGAATCACATCAGAAAGCCGCCCTCGCCTATGACTCCGGCTTCTTCGGCGATCTGGTGGTGCCGTACGCGGGACTGTCCCGCGACAACAATCTGCGCGGCGACACCACGCTGGCCAAGCTGGCAACCCTGAAGCCCGCCTTCGACAAGCTCAACGGCACGCTGACCGCCGGCAATTCGACGCCGCTGACCGATGGCGCCGCTACCGTGCTGCTGGCTTCGGAAGACTGGGCCCGGGCGCACGGCCACAAGCCACTCGCCTATCTCACCGCCTACGAAACCGCCGCCGTCGACTTCGCCGCCGGCCGCAAGGACGGCCTGCTGATCGCCCCGGCGTTCGCCGTGCCGCGGATGCTGGCGCGCATGGGATTGAAGCTGCAGGACTTCGATTTCTATGAAATCCACGAAGCCTTCGCCGCCCAGGTGCTATGCACGCTGAAGGCCTGGAATGACCCGAAGTTCTGCAAGGAACGTCTGGGCCTGGACAAGCCACTGGGCGAGATCGATCGCTCGCGGATGAACATCCGCGGCTCGTCGCTGGGCGTCGGCCATCCGTTCGCGGCAACCGGTGCCCGCATCGTCGCCACCCTCGCGAAAATCATCAGCGAGAACGGCGGCGGCCGCGGCCTGATCTCGATCTGCACGGCCGGCGGCATGGGCGTTACAGCGATCATTGAAGGGTGA
- a CDS encoding co-chaperone GroES — protein MSLRPLHDRVIVKRLEEEKKSLGGIIIPDSAAEKPLKAEVVAVGPGKRSDDGKIHAVDVKIGDTILIGKYSGTEVKVDGKDLVILREDDILAVFGK, from the coding sequence ATGAGTCTGCGTCCCTTGCATGATCGCGTCATCGTCAAGCGTCTCGAAGAAGAGAAGAAGTCCCTCGGCGGCATCATCATCCCGGACTCCGCGGCCGAAAAGCCGTTGAAGGCGGAAGTGGTTGCCGTCGGCCCGGGCAAGCGCAGCGATGACGGCAAGATCCACGCCGTCGACGTCAAGATCGGCGACACCATCCTGATCGGCAAGTACTCGGGTACCGAAGTGAAGGTCGACGGCAAGGATCTGGTGATCCTTCGCGAAGACGACATCCTTGCCGTGTTCGGCAAGTGA